From Fusobacterium varium:
GAGATAGCTTCTCCTGCTTGTCTGATTGATTTGAATCCTGGTGTAACTGGAGTTCCTAGATAGAACATACCATCATGTCCAGCTCCTGCTTTTATTGCTCTTTGGTCATCAAAATAGAATCCTGTTTTTCCTGCAGAACATACTACATCTACAATTTTCATAATTAATCCTCCTAAGATTTTAAATTATGTGGGAATTTTTCAATTCCCACTTTCTTCTTAATTATATATATAATCTATTTCCAACATAATTGCAACCAATATTTAAAAATTGATTTTCTAAATTATTTTCCATTTATCATATCAATTTTACAATATATTTCTTACATTTTTTGTTCAATAATCAAATTAATTGTTTTTCATATGCTCAGTTTCAGGTCTTCCAATAAGTGTTCCTTTTCCTACTGCAAATATATCATCAACAGTCATTTGGAATCCAACTGCTCTTCCTTCAAATTTAGCTCTTTCTTCTAATTGAGCTAAGTTAAAGTCTACTAACTCTTTACTTAATGGAACATTTCCAACAGCTAGGTATCTTACTTTACCTACGTTGTCTCTAGCTGGCATCATTTTACCTGCATTGTATTTAGATGGAGCGAATGGAACGTCTAGTACACCTTGTTCGAAAGCTTTAACTACACCAACAGCCCAGTCTCCTTCTCCTAATTCTAATACTTTATTTAAAATACATTTAGTTTCAGCTTTAATAATTTCAATTTCTTTTGCTAATTCTGGAGACATTGATAATTGTTGTCCTTTAAGAAGATTAAGAACCATTTTTGTAGCTTTAATTCCCATTGCATTAGCTTCTTTTGTAGGAACTCCAATTGCCTCATGAGGAGTTTTAACAATAACTTTTGTAGCTCCAGCAAGAGCAGCAGCAGAAGCACCATTAGAAATAACTCCAAATGCTTTAGCTTCATCTTCTGGGAATCCTCCCATCCATTGATGGAATACAGTTGTTAAATCAATATCATTATATCCATATTCTTTGAAATACTCTTCTCCTTGCTCAGTTAATGCTCTAATAGCAGCAACGTCTTGGATTAAGTTTCCACATTGTCCATATCCTAAAGTAATATTTTTAACTCCTTGTTCAGCAGCTAGTAATCCTTCAAGAATTCCAACAGCATTTGACATTGATGGTGGAACTAATGTACCAGTTAATGGTCCAAATGGTTCTCTGTTAATTGATACTCCATGCTCTTCATACCATCCAACTAGTCTGTCAACATATTGCCAGTCAATTAATGTTTTTTCTAGAGAAACTGATTTAGCATAAGGAACGTTATAACTGATTCCTCCACCCTCATCAGAAGTATATCCTGCTGCAATCATGATTTCAGAAAGTAATCTTGCATCTGGAGTTCCATGTCTCATTTGTAGAGGTAAATCAATAGCTTCAACAACTTGTCTACATCCAGTAACTCCATGGTTTACACCTGGGAATCCATTAAGAAGTGATCTTCCAGCTTTTTTAGATTCTTCTATTCCTTTTTCACAATTTTCATATTTATTTTGTCTTGTATAAGAGTCAATAGTTGATGGAAGTAAATCTGCTCCTCCAACTTTGTCTAAGTAGTCTAATAATTCTATATGTTGTTCTATTAAAGCAACCCCTGCTCTAGGTTGAGCTAGAGTAATTCCTGCATTTTTAGCATCTACTAATTTTTTAGAGAAGCTTTTTGATTCTGGTAACGCTTTATGATAAGCCACAGCTTCTTCTAAGTTCACTTCTTTACCTGTAGGCCATCCTTTTAAAACTTCTTCTCTCATTTCGAAGAACTCTTCTTCAGTCCATTTCTTAAATCTAAGTTTCATATTTAAATATTCCTCCTTATAATTTCTTATACTTCGACTAGATATTTTTTCATTATTCTAACAGCTAAATTTGGATAATCCTGAGCTAACAGTCCCATTGATGACAATATATATGTTTTATCTACAAGAAATTTTGGTGACATTGGTTTTAAGTGAACAGGATCTTGCTCATTAAAATTTCCAGCTTTCAATATTCCTTGAGGGTTCAAACTATGAATAATAACTCCTCCTGTACCAATAACATAAGGTGCATCAGTCAAATCCTTTCCACTTTGATTAAACATCGTTCCCATTGGAGTATAAACACATTCTAATACTCCACAGTGTCTTGTCATTGCTATTTCAGTAGCTGCCATTGCCATTGCCTCATCAAATCTAATTTCTTCTTCATTTTGAGGCACCATCTTGATGTGGTCATGTCTATATTTACATGCAGCTTTTACATCAATCTGTTTTAATGAATCGTGTAAATAGTTTCTGATTTTTCTTGTTCCTGCTGCTTCTAAAAGAGCTACTGATGAATATCTCATTCCAAGATCTCCTTCTACAGTTCTTTTAGCATATGGTTCTTCTAAACCTTTTATCATGATAGATGGTTTTGTAGGTTCTCCTTTAGCTATTGAGTGAACATCTGTTGTAGCTCCTCCAATATCTACTACTATTAAATCTCCTATTCCATCTTCATCATCAGTACCTTCCGCAAGTACCTCAGCAGCTTTTAAAACTGCTGCTGGTGTAGGCATCAGTATACCTTTTATAAATTCCTCTGCATTTTTCATTCCTTTAGCTTCTACTATTCTGTTCATAAAAACTTTTCTAATCTCTTCACGAGAAGGTTCAACATTTAGTTTATTTATGACAGGCATTACATTTTCTGTTACAAAATAGTCTATTTCAGCCTCTTTGAAAATAGCTTCCACCTGGTCAATAGCTGCTTTATTACCTGCAACTACAACTGGCACATCAAGTTTATGCTCTGCAATCATTTTAGCATTATGAATGATACAGTCTTTATTCCCACCATCTGTTCCACCAGCTAATAATATTATGTCCAGAGGAGTAGCTCTGATTTCTTCAAGCTCTCTGTGATTTAGTTCATAAGCATATGTCTTTATTACTCTTGCTCCAGCTCCTAGAGCAGCTTTTTTAGCAGCTTCGGCTGTAAGTTCAGGTACAAGACCTATAGCTACCATTTTCAATCCACCAGCGGCAGATGAACAGGCAGTTTTACTTACAAACTCTACAGAATCAAAATTAACCTTTTCATTTATTGCAGATTTTAACTTCTCATAAGCTTTATTAAATCCAATCATGATATCTTCTTCAACTGTAGTAATATCCTTTGCTGTCGCTAAAATAACTTCATTATCCATATCTATAGCAGTAAGTTTAGTATAAGTACTACCAAAATCTATGGCTAGATAAACTTTCATAACAACCACTCTCTTTTATTGTAAAATATTTTTGAAAAATTTCAGTTGACTAAGATTAAGCAATTCCTAAATCTTTCTTTAAATCTTCTGTTGTATCTTCGATAGGAGTTCCTGGTCTGTAAACTCTATCAAATCCCATATCTTTAAATCTTTTTTCTACTTCTTCCCAAACTTGTTTTCCAACAACAATGTTTCCACCTACATAAAGGATGATGTCATTAAGTCCTGCTTCTTTACATTTTTCTCTCATTCCTTGACAATCTAGTTCCCCATGCCCATATAAAGAAGAAACTATTATAGCATCAGCACTAGTTTCAACAGCTGCGTTGATAAAGTCAGCTTGTGGTGATAAAACTCCAATGTTTACTACTTCAAATCCATTAGACTCTAAAACGTGATGAATAATTTTGTTTCCAACTGCATGACAGTCTGATCCAATAACTCCAATTACAACTTTTTTTCCATTTTTTTCCATGAAAAATAGCCTCCTCTGTGTATGATATTTAAACTTTAATAATAATATACCTCTTTTTTGTAAAAAATCAAGCATTATTAATAATATGAATGATAAAAATTTATTTTTTTAATCACATATATCAAACTCACTATTTTCTACCATTTTGTTAAATATTTGTTAATTTTTTTCAATTACTAATTAACAGATTTCAATTTTGAGTTATATTTCTTTTTTTATGTTGTAAAAAATATATTTCAAAATTATAAAAAATATATGTTTTTTTTTATTTTTGAATAGAAAGTACTCAAGACAAGGTTTTTAATTAATATTTTTTTTGATTATTTACTTTACATAATTTTTTTCAAACAAATATTTTTTAAATTGAATTAAAAAAATATCCTTGCTTTTTCTTTAATAACCTTTATACATCTATGTTTTTCAATGAAACTCCTGTTAGTTAAATTTGATTTTTTTAAGAATATGTGTTATAATATCTTGAAAATAAATTATACTAGCTAATGTAGGGGAGTGGGTTTTTGTCCACTCCCTCTTTAGTAGTTATCTTGAAAGCGAGGTGAATACATACTTTATGGAAAAAAATAACAAGGAAAATATTTTGAAAAAAATTGAAACCATTGTTACACCAGTAATAAATGAAATGAAATTATCGCTTGTTGATATTGAATACCTTCAAGATGGAGGTTATTGGTATGTGAGAATATATGTCGAAAATCTGGAAGGTGATATAACTCTTGAAGATTGCGCAGCTATCAGCAATAAAATAGATGAAGACATAGATAAACTCATTGAACAAAGATTCTTTTTAGAAGTATCTTCTCCAGGGATTGAAAGACCTCTGAAAAAAATAGAAGACTATATCAGATTCAAAGGAGAAAAAGCCAAACTAAGTCTTAAACATAAAGTTGATGAAAAGAAAAACTTTGAAGGAATAATTGCAGACTGTAAAGATGGTATTATACATTTAGAAGTAGAAGATGAAAAAATAATGGAAATTCCCTTTTCAGAAGTAAGAAAAGCCAATCTTGTTTATGAATTTGAAGAATTTTAATAGAATTTTCAGGAGGTAATGAAAATAATATGAAGAGTAAAGACGCTAAAGTTTTTTTAGAAGCCCTAGATGAATTAGAAAGAGAAAAAGGAATAAGCAAAGAAAATCTTCTTTTGACTGTTGAACAAGCTCTTTTGGCAGCTTACAAAAAAAATCATGGTGAAGAGGAAAATGTAGAAGTTGAAATCAACAGAGAAACTGGTGATGTAAAACTTTATGAGGTTAAAACTGTTGTAGAAACTGAAGACCTTTATGATGCTGCTATTGAAATTTCTCTTGATGATGCTCAAGAAATTAAAAAGAGAGCTAAAGTTGGTGACATTGTAAGAATAGAAATCAATTGTGAAGAATTCAGAAGAAACGCTATTCAAAATGGAAAACAAATTGTTATCCAAAAAGTAAGGGAAGCTGAAAGACAATATATTTATGACAGATTTAAAGGAAAAGAAAATGATATTATTAATGGTATCATAAGAAGAATTGATGAAAAGAAAAATATTTTTGTTGAATTTGATGGTATAGAAGCTATTCTTCCAACAACTGAACAATCACCAGCAGATACTTACAGAGTAGGAGAAAGACTTAAAGTATTCCTTGCAGAAGTTGAAAAAACCAATAAATTCCCTAAAATAGTTATATCTAGAAAACATGAAGGATTATTAAAAAAATTATTTGAACTTGAAATACCAGAAATCACATCTGGATTGATAGAAATTAAAGCAGTTGCAAGAGAAGCTGGTTCTAGAGCTAAAGTTGCTGTATATTCAGCTGATCCTAATATTGATACTGTTGGGGCATGTATAGGACAAAAAGGTCTTAGAATAAAAAATATTGTCAATGAACTAAACGGCGAAAAAATAGATATTGTCATCTGGAAAGAATCTGTTGAAGAATTTGTTTCAGCAGTATTAAGTCCAGCTAAAGTAAAAAGTGTTGAAGTTATTGAGGCTGAAAATACAGCAAGAGTTATTGTTGATAATTCACAATTATCTCTAGCTATTGGTAAAAATGGTCAAAATGCTAGACTTGCTGCCAAATTAACTGGCATGAGAGTTGATATAAAAACTGAAAATAGTTCTAAGGATGATTCTTTAGAAGGAGAACAAAGTGAGTAATCAGGATTTTCCAGAAAGAACTTGTTTAATTTGTAAGGATAAAAAAGATAAAAAAGATTTATTCAGACTGGTTAAAACAGGGGAAGATAAGTATGTTTTTGATGAAAAACAGAAGCAGCAAAGCAGAGGCTACTATGTCTGTAAAACTCATGAATGTCTTCAAAGGCTAGCCAAGCATAAGAAGATAAAAATGAACACAGATGACCTGATGAAGATGTTGAATCTTTTGAAAAAGGGAGAAAAGGACTATTTGAATATTTTGAAAGCAATGAAAAATTCACAAGTTTTATCTTTTGGAATGAATATGGTTTTAGATGAGATAGAACATACTCATTTTTTAGTTCTGGCACAGGATATAAGCGAAAAAAATGAAAAAAAACTTTTGCTTAAAGCTAAAGAATTAAATATAAACTTTGTTTATTTTGGAAATAAAAATCAACTTGGAGATATTTTTGGCAAAGATGAAGTAAGTGTTGTTGGTGTCAAAAATAAAAAAATAGCCCGTGGCCTCATAAATTAACCTAATTTAGGAGGTAATTAATGAAAGTAAGAGTACATGAATTAGCTAAAAAATATGATATGGGAAATAAAGAATTTTTAAATCTTTTAAAGGATGATATTAAAATTACAGTTTCTTCTCATCTCTCTGGTTTAGCTGAAGAAGATGTGAAAAAAATAGATAAATATTTTAAAAATATAAATAATAAAGAAGAAGTAATTGTGAAGCCTGAAAAAACGACTTCAAATGGAAAAGGAGATAGTTTGAATAAAAAGGTTGTAGAAGTAGAAACAGATGATGATATATTTGAAGAAGAAGGATTAGGTAATGGTAAAAAATCTCAGCAAATAAAAATTGGAAAAGATAAGAAAAACTGGAAGGGAGCTAAACCAGCTTCTGGAGAAAAATCTAATGAAGATGAAAAATCTAAAAAAAATAAAAAGAAAAAAGGAAGAAGAACTGACTTTGTTATGAAAACAGTTGAGAATACTGGTTCTGAAACTATTGAAGAGGATGGAGTAAAAATAATTAAAGTAAGAGGAGAAATCACTTTAGGTGATTTTGCATCAAGACTTGGTGTAGGAAGTGCTGAAATAATAAAAAAACTTTTCCTTAAGGGACAAATGCTTACTATCAACAGTCCCATATCAATGGAAATGGCTGAAGAAATAGCTATGGATTATGATGCATTAGTTGAAAAGGAAGAAGAAGTAGAATTAGAATTTGGAGAAAAATTTGCTCTTGAACTTGAAGATAAAGATGAAGATCTTGTTGAAAGACCACCTGTAATAACTATCATGGGACACGTTGACCATGGTAAAACATCATTACTAGACGCCATTAGAGCAAGTAATGTAGTATCTGGAGAAGATGGTGGAATCACTCAAAAAATTGGTGCTTATCAAGTTATCAAGAGTGGTAAAAAAATCACTTTTGTTGATACTCCTGGACATGAAGCTTTTACTGATATGAGAGCCAGAGGAGCACAAGTTACTGATATTGCTATATTAGTTGTTGCTGCAGATGATGGAGTTATGCCGCAAACAATTGAAGCTCTATCACATGCAAAAGCTGCTAATGTTCCTATTATTGTTGCAGTTAATAAAATTGATAAACCAGAGGCTAATCCTCAAAAAGTAAAACAAGAACTCATGGAACATGGACTTGTTTCTATTGAATGGGGAGGAGATACTGAATTTGTTGAAGTATCTGCTAAAAAACAATTAAATCTTGATACATTGCTTGATACTATACTTATCACAGCTGAAATTCTTGAACTTAAAGCTAACCCTAAAAAAAGAGCTAAGGGAGTTGTTCTTGAATCAAAACTTGACCCTAAAGTTGGGCCTATTGCGGATATACTTGTTCAAGAAGGTACATTAAAAATAGGTGATGTCATAGTTGCTGGAGAAGTTTATGGTAAAGTAAGAGCATTAATTAATGATAGAGGAGAAAGAGTAGAAAAAGTAGAGCTTTCACAGCCAGCTGAAATTATTGGATTCAATCAAGTTCCTCAAGCTGGAGATACTATGTATGTTATTCAAAATGAACAACATGCAAAAAGAATTGTTGAAGAAGTTGCTAAAGAAAGAAAACTTTCTGAAACAAGTAAAAAAACTATTTCACTTGAATCATTATCAGAGCAATTTGATCATGAAAATCTTAAAGAACTTAACCTTGTATTAAGAGCAGATTCAAGAGGTTCTGTAGAAGCATTAAGAGAATCATTAATGAAACTTTCTACTAATGAAGTAGCTGTTAATATTATCCAAGCTGCCTCTGGAGCTATCACAGAAAGTGATGTTAAACTTGCTGAAGTTTCAAATGCTATTATAATAGGTTTCCACGTAAGACCTACTACAAAAGCTATAAAAGAAGCTGATCTCAATGGTGTAGAAATAAGAACTTCAAATATAATCTATCATATTACTGAAGATATAGAAAAAGCCTTAACTGGTATGCTTGAACCTGAATTTAAAGAAATATACCTAGGAAGAATTGAAATCAAAAAAGTATTTAAAGTTTCTAAAGTTGGAAATATAGCTGGATGTGTTGTTGTTGATGGAAAAGTTAAAAATGATTCAAACATCAGAATATTAAGAGATGGAATAGTTATGTATGAAGGAAAACTTTCTTCATTGAAAAGATATAAAGATGATGCTAAAGAAGTAGTTGCTGGACAAGAATGCGGACTTGGAGTAGAGAATTTCAATGATATCAAAGAAGGCGATATTGTTGAAGCATTTGAAATTCAAGAAATTAAAAGAACTCTGAAATAACTAGATCAATAGTTCATATAGAAAGAGAGTGATAAAAAATGAAAAGACAAAGATTGGCAGGAATAGAAAAAGAAATGGCTAGAGTTATATCTCAAGCTCTTCTTGAAGAAGTAAAAAATCCAAAAATAAAAGGTATTGTATCAGTTACAAGTGTACATGTTACTGAAGATTTAAAATTTGCAGATGTATTTTTCAGTATAATGGGTCAAGAAAATATAAATGCTGATGAAGTATTGGAAGGATTAAATCAAATCAAAGGATTTTTAAGAAAAAGAGTAGCTGAAGAAATCGAAATCAGATATATTCCAGAAATAAGAGTTAAAATAGATGACTCTATTGAACATGCAGTAAAAATATCAAAACTTTTAAATGATTTAAAAAGGTAGTGGTATAATGCATTGGGAATATAGTTCGCTACCTCAGACTCTTATTGATACTAAGGCTGCTCAATGGAAGAAGAATAGATTACTTACTACCTTACTACTCAATAGAGGCTTTGAAGATGGAAAAAAAGCAGATGAATTTATAAGCCCAAAAATTTCTGATTTTAGAGACCCTTTTAAATTTGAAAAAATGGAAAAAGTAGTAGATAAAATTTTAGAAAAAAGAGAAAAAAAGGAAAAAGTTTTTATTTATGGAGATTATGACGTTGATGGAATCACAGCAGCTGTATTTCTTGTTCTAGTCTTCAGAAACATTGGAATAGAAGTAGACTATTACATTCCTAACCGAATGGAAGAAGGCTATGGGCTGGATAAAAAAACCATTGACTTTATTAACACAGAAAATGGAAAGCTGGTTATCACTGTTGATACTGGTGTCAATTCTATAGAAGATGTAAAATATGCAGAGAGTTTAGGGATAGATGTGATAGTTACTGATCATCACAAAAGTATAAAAGAGGAGGAAGATGATCATCTCCTTCTCTTAAATCCCAAATTAAGTGATACTTATGAGTTTAAATATCTATCTGGTGCTGGAGTTGCTTTAAAAGTAGCTCAAGGTGTATATCAAAAATTAAAAATTGATATAAAAGATTTATATCAATATATGGATATAGTAATGATTGGAACTGTTGCTGATGTCGTTCCTATGACTGATGAAAATAGGATAATAATAAAACAAGGTCTTCGAGCTTTGAAAAAAACTAAAGTAAAAGGGCTTATGTATCTTTTGAAATATCTTAAATTTCAAAATAAGACTATAAATACAACTGATGTAAGTTATTTCATATCTCCTCTAATTAATTCTCTTGGAAGAATAGGTGTTTCTAAAATGGGAGCTGATTTTTTCTTAAAAGAGGATGACTTTGAAATATATAATATAATAGAGGAAATGAAAAAATCAAATAAGAAAAGAAGAGAGCTTGAAAAAAATATATATGATGAAGCCAACCAGGAAATTGCAAAAATAGGAATAAAAAATCTTAAATGTATATTTTTAAGTTCTGAAAAGTGGCATCCTGGAGTTATTGGTGTTGTATCTTCAAGATTAAGTGTTAAGTATAATATACCTGTAACACTTGTTGCCTTCAAAGATGAAATTGGAAAAGCATCTTGCAGAAGTATAAAAGGAATAAGTGTTTTCAATATATTTCAGAAAATGGGTAAAAAACTTGTCAGATTTGGTGGTCATGACCTTGCTGCTGGCTTTATAGTAAAAGCTGAAAACCTTGAAGAAGTAAAAAATATTTTTGAAGCAAGTATAGAAAATATAAAAATAGAGAAAGAAAAAAAGAGTTTGAAAATAGATGCAGAATATTCTATTGAAAACATTGATGAAGATATGTTTGAAACTATGGAAAGTATATCTCCATATGGACTTGAAAATCCACATCCTTTATTTATTGATAGAGAACTTTCTTTTGAAAATATCAAAAAATTTGGTGTAGATGAAAGACACTTTAATGGAATAATAAGAAAAAATGGAAAAAATTACCATATGGTAGCATTTGATTTAGGTCATAAAATAAATGAAATAGAAGCTAAAATTCAAAAGTTTGATATTGTTTATTATCCTGAAAAAACTCTATATAGAGGAGAAGAAATTTTCCAGATAAGGATAAAAGATATTAAAATAAAAGATGATTTTTATGAAATTTTTACTAAATAGATCAAGGAGGAAAAATGAAACACGAAATCAAAAAATTAGAAAACTCAGCAGTAGAAATTAAAATTTCTCTTACTGCTGAAGAAGTAAATCCTATCAAAAATGAGGTATTAGCAGAACTTGCAAGCAAAGCTGAAGTTCCTGGATTTAGAAAAGGAAAAGCTCCTCTAGACAAAGTTGAAGCTCAATTCAAAGATGCTTTAAAAGAGGAAGTTACTGAGAAAGTTTTACATAAATATTATGAAGAAGTGGTAAAAGCTGAAAACATCATGCCTATCAGTTATATTCATAGTTTAGTAACTAACCTTACTGATACTTTTGATCTTACTTTCAAAGTTGACATATATCCAACTGTTGAATTAGGAGAATACAAAGGATTAGAAGCTGAAAAAGAAACTTTTGAAATGAAAGAAGAAATTTTAAATAAAGAACTTGAAATTATGGTAAACAGTAAATCTAAATTAGAAGATACTGAAGCTGGACATAAAGCTGAAATGGGGGATACTGTTGATCTTGCTTTTGAAGGTTTTGTAGATGGAGTTCCTTTTGAAGGAGGAAAATCTGAGTCTCATACTTTAAAATTAGGTTCTAAAATGTTTATTGATAATTTTGAGGATCAATTAGTTGGTTATACAGCTGGTCAAGAAGGAGAAATTAATGTAACTTTCCCTGAGCAATATCATGCTGCTGATCTTGCTGGAAAACCTGCTGTTTTCAAGGTTAAAATCAACGCTATCAAAAAACTTGTTGTTCCTGAATTAAATGAAGAATTAGCTAAAGAATTAGGATTTGAATCTATTGAAGATCTTAAAGCTAAAAAAACTGAAGAAATTAAGGCTAGAGAAGAAGCTAGAATAAAAAATGAGTACATTGGTAAATTATTAGATAAAGTTGCTGCTAATTCTAAAGTAGAAGTTCCTTTCTCAATGGTAGCTACTGAAGTTAAAAATAGAATTTCTGAAATGGAAAATCAACTTTCAGCTCAAGGTATTGGAATGGATATGTACCTACAAATGACTGGAATGGATAGAGCTAAATTAGAAAACCAAATTGCACCTATGGCTGCTGGAAAAGTAAAAGTTGATCTTATACTTGAAGCTATAGCTAAAGCTGAAAACTTAGAAGTTTCTGAAGAGGAAATTACTGCTAAAATGACTGAAGTTGCTAGATACTATGGAATGGATCTTGCTAAATTAGAAGAAGAATTAAAAGCTCATAATAACTATGATAATTTTAAATATACATTAAAAGGTGAATGTATGATGCAAAAAGCAATTGATCTTTTAGTTGAAACTGCAAAATAATAATTTTAATACTATAGGAAGCAGCAAGCTGCTTCCTATAGCTTAAATAAATAATAAAATGATAGAAATTTCCATTATTTTATTATTTATTTAAGGAGGTAATATTTATGTATAGTCCAACAGTAGTAGAAAGCACAGGTAGATCAGAAAGGGCCTATGATATATATTCAAGACTTTTAAAAGACAGGATAATATTTTTAGGAACAGAAATAGATGATAATGTAGCAAATGCAATTGTTGCACAACTTCTTTTTCTTGAAGCTGAAGATCCTGACAAAGATATTATCATGTATATAAATAGTCCTGGTGGAGTAGTAACAGCAGGAATGGCTATATATGATACTATGAATTATATAAAACCTGATGTACAGACTGTTTGTATTGGTCAGGCAGCAAGCATGGGGGCTCTTCTTTTAGGTGCTGGAGCAAAAGGGAAAAGATACGCTTTAGAACATTCTAGAATAATGATACACCAACCTTTAGGTGGAGCAAGAGGTCAGGCTACTGATATAGAAATACAGGCAAAAGAAATATTAAGAATGAAAGAAATGCTGTCTCAAATATTGGCTG
This genomic window contains:
- a CDS encoding exonuclease RecJ; this encodes MHWEYSSLPQTLIDTKAAQWKKNRLLTTLLLNRGFEDGKKADEFISPKISDFRDPFKFEKMEKVVDKILEKREKKEKVFIYGDYDVDGITAAVFLVLVFRNIGIEVDYYIPNRMEEGYGLDKKTIDFINTENGKLVITVDTGVNSIEDVKYAESLGIDVIVTDHHKSIKEEEDDHLLLLNPKLSDTYEFKYLSGAGVALKVAQGVYQKLKIDIKDLYQYMDIVMIGTVADVVPMTDENRIIIKQGLRALKKTKVKGLMYLLKYLKFQNKTINTTDVSYFISPLINSLGRIGVSKMGADFFLKEDDFEIYNIIEEMKKSNKKRRELEKNIYDEANQEIAKIGIKNLKCIFLSSEKWHPGVIGVVSSRLSVKYNIPVTLVAFKDEIGKASCRSIKGISVFNIFQKMGKKLVRFGGHDLAAGFIVKAENLEEVKNIFEASIENIKIEKEKKSLKIDAEYSIENIDEDMFETMESISPYGLENPHPLFIDRELSFENIKKFGVDERHFNGIIRKNGKNYHMVAFDLGHKINEIEAKIQKFDIVYYPEKTLYRGEEIFQIRIKDIKIKDDFYEIFTK
- the rbfA gene encoding ribosome-binding factor A, which encodes MKRQRLAGIEKEMARVISQALLEEVKNPKIKGIVSVTSVHVTEDLKFADVFFSIMGQENINADEVLEGLNQIKGFLRKRVAEEIEIRYIPEIRVKIDDSIEHAVKISKLLNDLKR
- the infB gene encoding translation initiation factor IF-2; amino-acid sequence: MKVRVHELAKKYDMGNKEFLNLLKDDIKITVSSHLSGLAEEDVKKIDKYFKNINNKEEVIVKPEKTTSNGKGDSLNKKVVEVETDDDIFEEEGLGNGKKSQQIKIGKDKKNWKGAKPASGEKSNEDEKSKKNKKKKGRRTDFVMKTVENTGSETIEEDGVKIIKVRGEITLGDFASRLGVGSAEIIKKLFLKGQMLTINSPISMEMAEEIAMDYDALVEKEEEVELEFGEKFALELEDKDEDLVERPPVITIMGHVDHGKTSLLDAIRASNVVSGEDGGITQKIGAYQVIKSGKKITFVDTPGHEAFTDMRARGAQVTDIAILVVAADDGVMPQTIEALSHAKAANVPIIVAVNKIDKPEANPQKVKQELMEHGLVSIEWGGDTEFVEVSAKKQLNLDTLLDTILITAEILELKANPKKRAKGVVLESKLDPKVGPIADILVQEGTLKIGDVIVAGEVYGKVRALINDRGERVEKVELSQPAEIIGFNQVPQAGDTMYVIQNEQHAKRIVEEVAKERKLSETSKKTISLESLSEQFDHENLKELNLVLRADSRGSVEALRESLMKLSTNEVAVNIIQAASGAITESDVKLAEVSNAIIIGFHVRPTTKAIKEADLNGVEIRTSNIIYHITEDIEKALTGMLEPEFKEIYLGRIEIKKVFKVSKVGNIAGCVVVDGKVKNDSNIRILRDGIVMYEGKLSSLKRYKDDAKEVVAGQECGLGVENFNDIKEGDIVEAFEIQEIKRTLK
- a CDS encoding methylaspartate mutase E chain, which codes for MKLRFKKWTEEEFFEMREEVLKGWPTGKEVNLEEAVAYHKALPESKSFSKKLVDAKNAGITLAQPRAGVALIEQHIELLDYLDKVGGADLLPSTIDSYTRQNKYENCEKGIEESKKAGRSLLNGFPGVNHGVTGCRQVVEAIDLPLQMRHGTPDARLLSEIMIAAGYTSDEGGGISYNVPYAKSVSLEKTLIDWQYVDRLVGWYEEHGVSINREPFGPLTGTLVPPSMSNAVGILEGLLAAEQGVKNITLGYGQCGNLIQDVAAIRALTEQGEEYFKEYGYNDIDLTTVFHQWMGGFPEDEAKAFGVISNGASAAALAGATKVIVKTPHEAIGVPTKEANAMGIKATKMVLNLLKGQQLSMSPELAKEIEIIKAETKCILNKVLELGEGDWAVGVVKAFEQGVLDVPFAPSKYNAGKMMPARDNVGKVRYLAVGNVPLSKELVDFNLAQLEERAKFEGRAVGFQMTVDDIFAVGKGTLIGRPETEHMKNN
- a CDS encoding methylaspartate mutase, giving the protein MEKNGKKVVIGVIGSDCHAVGNKIIHHVLESNGFEVVNIGVLSPQADFINAAVETSADAIIVSSLYGHGELDCQGMREKCKEAGLNDIILYVGGNIVVGKQVWEEVEKRFKDMGFDRVYRPGTPIEDTTEDLKKDLGIA
- the nusA gene encoding transcription termination factor NusA yields the protein MKSKDAKVFLEALDELEREKGISKENLLLTVEQALLAAYKKNHGEEENVEVEINRETGDVKLYEVKTVVETEDLYDAAIEISLDDAQEIKKRAKVGDIVRIEINCEEFRRNAIQNGKQIVIQKVREAERQYIYDRFKGKENDIINGIIRRIDEKKNIFVEFDGIEAILPTTEQSPADTYRVGERLKVFLAEVEKTNKFPKIVISRKHEGLLKKLFELEIPEITSGLIEIKAVAREAGSRAKVAVYSADPNIDTVGACIGQKGLRIKNIVNELNGEKIDIVIWKESVEEFVSAVLSPAKVKSVEVIEAENTARVIVDNSQLSLAIGKNGQNARLAAKLTGMRVDIKTENSSKDDSLEGEQSE
- the rimP gene encoding ribosome maturation protein RimP, whose amino-acid sequence is MEKNNKENILKKIETIVTPVINEMKLSLVDIEYLQDGGYWYVRIYVENLEGDITLEDCAAISNKIDEDIDKLIEQRFFLEVSSPGIERPLKKIEDYIRFKGEKAKLSLKHKVDEKKNFEGIIADCKDGIIHLEVEDEKIMEIPFSEVRKANLVYEFEEF